Within Primulina tabacum isolate GXHZ01 chromosome 5, ASM2559414v2, whole genome shotgun sequence, the genomic segment TCAGCCCTGGGCTTCACAGGCTGGCTGCATAATATAattgatataataaattaattgattcaaaaatataaatataaaatatcaaaGTATGTGAATATTAACATTCCCAAAATATGGAACAAAAGTATTTAATATTCAATACATTTAAAAGCATGGAGCAAAAGACTATTGAAATTTGTGTTCTTCGATTCTTTTTAGAATGaacttattaattattatattgttgtcaattttttttcaacCAACGGGCCATTCATGTAGATGATCATAGATTTTGCCAACAACTCTTTTTCCATCTTGTTACACATAGCTGTTTTAATAAATTTCATAGTTGAAAATGCTCGTTACGTTCAATTGAAGAAAATAGGGGTGTTAGTTTGTTTCTGTTTCGAGTAGATAAGGGCAACAGGAAACGAGAAGAGAGAAAGAGCAGGGgaaaaatatcaaaagaaaTAGGGGTGTGGGGGTCATTGGGGCTAAGTGACAAAAAATACAATAAGGTGGGGTTGCAAACAAAAACTAAAAAGatatatgttattattattatttaaaatggatGGGCCTGGAGCCCATTCTAGCCCAAGGGTGGCTCTCCTCATGTATATAACAGCTTTATTTTGCGATATAGGAATTCCAGgacaatattttttatagttATGATGGTAAGAGAGAGAAAATCTAGAGGTGTGATCATTGATGTAGAAGTTTCAAATGTGGCATTGAATTCATCCTCAGTTGGAATTCCTATGAGCATTTTGAAGAATTAATGTGTCATGAACAGTTTcctaaccaaaaataaaaaatgtcatGAATACATGTAAGAATTAAAAGAAACTTCTTAGCCTTTGAATTGATTTTTCTGTGGCAGAATCTGTACTCTGCTTATTGTGGAAGTGTGCACCTGAGATGGCAATTAGAGAGTAGATTGGGTAGAGTTCTTCAAGGAGGAGAAGAGGTGTTTTTagcaaatatttttcaaattgattacCTACTTGAATAGCTATCTTATTGTATTAAACATGATTTGACAGAGATGCTTTATCTTTTGTTGTCAGCATGAGTGTTACTTGTAATTCTGTTTAAGCAATTATTCTAGCTCTAATTACTATGTTTAAGAAACAATTGCACTCTAATTGTATTTTCTCCTATCACCATTCTTTACAGATATTATGTTGCACCATCTGGCAAGAGACTACGGTCTATGGTGGAAATTCAGAGGTACAATTTTTTGCGCACCAGTATAAAATTGGTGTATAAAAATGCTACTGGCTAATattttagagtggtgattcatTGTGTTCCTACATGTCTTTGAGGTGTCATGTCTCTTTTTCAAGGTATCTCAGCGAGCATCCCAAGTGCGTGGAAGAAGGGGTTCAGTTGTCAcagttttcatttcaaattccaaGACCTTTGCAAGAAAACTATGTGACAAAGCGACCTGCTCGTCCTGCACCTCCAAGTGTTGGTGGATCTCTCAATCCCTCAGAAGGTGCGAATTTTACTTTTCACAGCATTTAGATTTCACAGTTTTTGCATTAAATCAGAATACAAAAGGAGTCATTTGGTTAAACATCAATGGTTTTTGTCAATCTTGAAAATCTGTTTTCTTTGAGACCTTATAATTGTTGTCCACAGAACAATTGCAGTTTTTGACTGTTTGACTACCGATATAGTCCAGTTGCTGGAAAgattttcaattatttgaaCTTAATAGACTTGCTGCACTTTCAGttatatttaaaaaacatgTTCAATGGATGCACGCATCCGCATATTTTTCGTTATTTTAGTGATCATAGTTTCTCTCACTCTTGAATTATTTTGCGATTCAGTGAAAATTTACTAATTGTTTGTTTGAAAGACAGAGTCAGttaagtagtacaagtctatCAATCTTTGCAGTTAAGGCCGTAGAATGGAGAAAACCTGATGTGGACATAGAGTTGCATCTAAGTGGACCAAGGCTTTCGAAGCCCCATTTTGAGGCTCCTGGTTCGAACCCTGAAATTCAATCATCAAAAAAGAACAGGAAAACACCCTCTAAACGAGGAACAATGATGCTTTAGTTGTTTATAATCCAAACGGGATCAACATGGATGAAACACACAGGCCTCAGTCTGGTTGCACATGATGTAATGTCTGTAATTCCCCCATTTTACTCCTGTTCAGCCACCATACTGCATACCCTTGTTTTGCTAAGCTAGTGCAGGTTTTTGAAGGCACGTGTGGTTTCGGGGAAGTATATTTCGAGGTTGATTTAAGATGTATGAACTTCATGTTTGAAAATATATGCACTTAAAACTTAAAGCACACAACCTTGTCTGAGTTATACTTAAGTTGCTTGTTGGTCTGCAGACAAATTTTAGATTACTGTTTTATCTTGGCTTGATTTCACTTTTCTTACTTGGATATACTGTTTTGACTGAACTGTGCATGCCTTGCTCGATGTCATTTTTTCCACCATAGAATTTATTCTTACCAAAAATCATTTACTATCTTTTGCGATGATTTCTTCTTCGATAGAATTATTGCTAATGTTAACATGATTGCCTGATTGAAGAAAATTTGAACTTCGAGAATTATGTTGGTGACAATTTTGACGGCCAAGACAAAGAACATTTGGCCAACTATGGGGGCTTGCGTAATTAGATTTGTGCCTAGATATGAAccactttttattatttatgagcATGACGATCTTGTCAAATTTACCACCACTATCCAACCAGAAAGGAAAGCGAGAGGGTGAGTTGCCTAAAAAGTTTCCAAGCATTAAAGAAAGCAGGGGTGACCAGCACCCCAGTGCTTTTAGCTTCTGTCTGAGAAACTTCTAATTTGATTGATGATGGTGATGGATTACGTGAACTAGCGGATCGATCGGAACCATATCAACAGTTCCATCCGATTCTTGGATCTTCGGCGCGGGAATCGGTATGAACCGGACCGGAGAACCCCTAAGCATGCCTATTCTAACCAAACAATGGAACTTTGAATCCATTCCCCGGTTATTAGTGTATTTGTAAACAATGATCGTATATATGTGCGTGTGTATCAAtagcttttatttatttaaactaTTTTCCATTTGTTGAATGAATGGTTGCTTCGCTTTTGTCCTAATATGTTGCCACATGTTTGATAACATTGATTAGTCGTTGTCACAACATGATTCATGGAATCTGGTCTTCCGGTATTAGCATCAAATGTTCGGATATTGGCATTGATTTTCTAATTTATCGAAACAATTTTTACGTTTTTCAACTTCAGAGAATTTAATATGATGGACAAGATTTTTTTTGGTTCAAATACAAAATTGAAGCTCTAAGAGATTTCATAGTATATTTACCGTGGTGCTATATCTGGGGCAACCTCTAGGTGCCGATATTATTTgtgtatttttaaatttgtcATAGTACTAAATGAGTTAAAAATAACAAGATTAAGTATTTAAGTAATTTATTAATTGATATAACGCACCCAAAAGATATAAAAACACAAAAGACGAACAACCAAGAACAATCTAATTCGGAAAGCCCATTTTTGTGTACCATATGATCTTGTATAGCTCGTGCGGTACATAGTCTAATCCTGAAAGCCCATTTTTATGTCCTATATGATCTTGAGTAACTCATGCGGTACATGCAGTTCTATGAACAAGTATCTTGAATCCAGAACTTTAATGACTACTAATTTCAAAGTAAACCTATCATCGATTCCGAGCCCCGGGAAAGAAAAAATTCTTAACCAATTTTTGTGCCCTCTTTTTTATTGTATTGATCTTGTCATTCACGTTTATTTGAATGTACTAGTTACCATTTATTTTCTATATCTTGGTAAATTTGACGGTAGTAGCTATATCCCAACCTTTTAACTACCCGAGCGTTGTAAATATTAGACGTTATAAATATTAGACATCTTACCTGGCGGAAGGGTTGTAGGCGCATTGGAGGGCTCCATCTGTTGCCACACGAGTCTGATCAACATTTATCAGGACATAGTGACAAAAACATCAAAAACACGAGCCTAATTGCTGGTCTTTGAGCATTAGTGATGCCGGGCTAACAGAACTTTGGTAAGGTGCTAATTTCGTATGCAACTCTAAAATTTCTATAAGCCAGATTGATAATTGCAAGTACAAAAGTAATCACAGCTATGAACCGATGGAACATAATCCCCAATTCATTTAACATAAACAAGTCTCGcaagaagtttttttttttaatatccgCTGTGTGCAAGTCAAAGAGGCTCAACATTTCGCTCGATCGACGTTTAATCAACTGACCATCTGATCAGGACTGGCAGATGACAAAATATCCAACAATGAGTCACGGGCTTCCAATTCTTCGTGCCAGAGAGGGAGTTCGTCACCTGGGAAGAACTTCCGACTGACCCCATCAGAGTTGATCTGCAGTTAGAAGGATAGCAAATGTGAAGTTCCCATAAAAACTAAAGAAGCAAGAGGGGTTCAtgacaaattaattaaaaaaacagtTTATTTTGATAGAGGTTTCAATTCAATTTTACTCAAAAGTTATGGAAAACAATTTAGTAGTATTTTCTGAAATGTTGTTttggatataaattttgaactttGGAGTGACAAGGTGAAATTATTAGTGGAAAAGGTGAAATATAATGATGATGGTTGAACAGGACGGTCGCGGGCAATAATGAAAGGATAGAATTAAATGTTCATAAGCAAGTCGGTTTAGAATTTTTCCAGTTTAAAGGGTTAGGTTATATCACTGTTGATTCACCAGGTAGTATATACATGCATATATTGAGAAGGAACTCACAGTCACGGTGCGAACAACACCACCACTAGCACCATCACGAGCAATGGCCAGAGAGACCGCCTTGATGACTAATTGCTGTAAAAAAGAACACAAAATTTAGCAAATTCTGTTAACAGAAAAATTCATTATGTATGAAGCTTAAAATGGCGCGATTGATTGACGTCATTCTGTAAGTTTAGACATGGAAAACATAAAGTAGGCAACCTCAGCTTCGCTCTGAGACATCCCTTCCTTCCATGCTTGGTCAAAGAAACCGTACAAATATGAAGAGCCAGATCCTGATACAGAAAAGAACTGACATACATTAGTTGCCTCCCAAAACGAGACAGAAATTTTGACGCAAAACACAGAAACGGTACCGGCAGGATAAGGCTTTACAAACGTGACCGACTCAATAGTTAACAAAAATATTAAGAGCAAtagttaataaaatattaaaatcacaTACACACACAATACAAGAGCAAATTTAGATATCCAAAATTTAGGGATGGAACAGGTTTGAACAAAACTCGGTTCACAAATATTTCATTAGCTAGtactaaaataaatatcattcacCTTCCATGCATCTCAGGAATGAAATCTAACAAGTTAATGATCACAGTTTCACTTATCATTGATTCAACCAATAAGCTGAAAAACGACTTTGATTCCACATCTAAAATCATTCCCTACATGGCAAGCAGGATCAGCTGAATGCTCGAGTATAAGGATGAACTTGATGTTCAGAAAATAGTTATTCCTTCGACAACCAAATAGAGTCATTATGAGTAAATGAATGTGCATTAAGGACAAGCCATTGTGAAAACTTGGATATGTTATTAGTTATGCCAGCAAAAAAAATTGGATATGTACATTAGTTAGCCAGCTAAACAGCTCAATAAACCCAaccatatatataaatacattaGTAGACAAGAAAAAACACACCTCCAATAGTGAAAGGGAGATCTAAAAGTGTTCCTCCTAGAGGTACTCCATATATTTTCCCCCCTTCATACTTATCCCAGCCACCAACAATAAGGCCTGTTTGAAGCATGTCCTGCAAATGAATATATAACAGGAATTTTAGATGAATTTCAGACAAAAAATGTATATATGCATAGGTGCTAGTGCTGAAACATATTGCTGAAATTTATACTAAGAGCATAAACcattaagaaaaaaattaagatatcCATATTGGCTAAGAAAGGCTGCACATTTAGATTTCACCATGCATCAGAAAAATTCCAAAAGTATTTCATTTAAGCAAAGGGAAAGTGGTTTTATTGGGACAAGGCTTGCATAAAATTCCTTGTGTTATGAACCTTTATTATACTCCATAAATTAA encodes:
- the LOC142546011 gene encoding proteasome subunit beta type-6-like: MDLDAPHSMGTTIIGVTYNGGVVLGADSRTSTGMYVANRASDKITQLTDNVYLCRSGSAADSQIVSDYVRHFLHQHTIQLGQPSTVKVAANLVRLFSYNNKDMLQTGLIVGGWDKYEGGKIYGVPLGGTLLDLPFTIGGSGSSYLYGFFDQAWKEGMSQSEAEQLVIKAVSLAIARDGASGGVVRTVTINSDGVSRKFFPGDELPLWHEELEARDSLLDILSSASPDQMVS